A genomic region of Candidatus Melainabacteria bacterium RIFOXYA2_FULL_32_9 contains the following coding sequences:
- a CDS encoding transposase: MKKHEIKLSEEQRKLLVKLTNKGKDSARKIKRANILLLADEGKKDKEIMEIVRVSSGTVERIRKRFVLEGLERSLEEKPRSGAPKKIDGRGEALIIATACSNAPEGRSEWTVRLLADRIVELDISKSTVQRTLKKIRSSRG, from the coding sequence ATGAAAAAACATGAAATAAAGCTAAGTGAAGAGCAGAGAAAGCTTTTAGTTAAATTAACAAACAAAGGAAAAGATTCCGCAAGAAAAATCAAGAGAGCAAATATTCTTTTGCTTGCAGACGAAGGCAAAAAAGATAAAGAGATAATGGAAATAGTTAGGGTGTCAAGCGGTACAGTTGAAAGAATTAGAAAAAGATTCGTATTAGAAGGGTTGGAAAGATCATTAGAAGAAAAACCAAGATCAGGAGCACCAAAAAAGATCGATGGACGAGGAGAAGCATTAATCATAGCAACAGCATGTTCAAATGCTCCAGAAGGTAGATCAGAATGGACAGTAAGACTTTTAGCAGATAGAATTGTAGAACTTGATATTTCCAAATCAACAGTACAACGTACGTTAAAAAAAATAAGATCAAGCCGTGGCTAA
- a CDS encoding glycosyl transferase family 1, with the protein MRILFLHRNFPAQFKHLINYFTQNPDNQVVFITGRKEDSLPGVTKLAYNLSRKVPDNAHRYLRFFEESILHGQASAQAALSLKNQGFIPDIIIGHSWGNTLFIKDVFPDTPVLCYLEWFYRAYGSDVDFEKQGPLPVNLEALLRVKNSHILIDLYSCDHGISPTKWQHSQFPPEYHDKISIIHDGINTDHLKPDPEAKLVIPHLNLDLSEVKEIITYVSRGLEPYRGFHKFMEAVPHILERRPNAHIVIVGEDRVYYGSSLPNNKTYKQEMLEKISFDTSRVHFTGRISYDIYLKVLQASSAHIYLTYPFVLSWSMLEAMSAGCLVIGSNTPPVTEVIKDGENGLLVDFFSPQEIAERIDEVLNHPDQMKEIRIKARETILEQYDLKKLLPKQIELINDLTENSKLSMKNKSYT; encoded by the coding sequence ATGCGAATATTATTTCTTCACCGTAATTTCCCAGCTCAATTCAAACATTTAATAAATTATTTTACCCAGAATCCTGATAATCAAGTGGTTTTTATAACCGGCAGAAAAGAGGATAGCCTTCCTGGTGTAACAAAACTGGCTTATAATCTATCAAGAAAAGTACCCGATAATGCACATCGTTATTTAAGGTTTTTTGAAGAATCAATACTTCACGGTCAAGCAAGTGCACAAGCAGCATTATCTTTAAAAAATCAAGGTTTTATACCAGATATTATAATTGGCCATTCCTGGGGAAATACTTTATTTATAAAAGATGTTTTTCCGGATACCCCTGTTTTATGTTATCTTGAATGGTTTTATCGTGCATATGGATCAGATGTAGATTTTGAAAAGCAGGGACCTTTACCCGTAAACCTTGAGGCCTTATTAAGAGTAAAAAATTCACACATACTCATAGATTTATATAGCTGTGATCATGGAATTTCTCCAACAAAATGGCAACACAGCCAATTTCCTCCTGAATACCATGATAAGATTAGCATTATTCACGATGGAATAAATACAGACCATCTAAAACCTGACCCTGAAGCTAAACTGGTTATACCTCATTTAAACCTGGATTTATCAGAAGTGAAAGAGATTATCACATATGTATCAAGAGGACTAGAGCCCTATCGTGGTTTTCATAAATTTATGGAAGCGGTTCCTCATATACTAGAGCGCAGACCCAACGCTCACATTGTAATTGTCGGTGAAGACCGTGTATATTATGGAAGTTCTCTACCTAATAACAAAACATACAAGCAGGAAATGCTAGAAAAAATATCCTTTGACACTTCCAGGGTTCATTTTACAGGGCGTATTTCATATGATATATATTTAAAAGTATTACAAGCATCTTCAGCCCATATTTACCTGACATACCCGTTTGTATTATCCTGGTCAATGCTCGAAGCTATGTCAGCAGGATGTTTAGTGATCGGATCCAATACTCCTCCTGTCACAGAAGTAATCAAAGATGGAGAAAATGGATTATTAGTGGACTTTTTCTCCCCACAGGAAATTGCAGAACGAATTGATGAAGTTCTCAATCATCCTGACCAGATGAAAGAAATCAGAATTAAAGCCAGAGAAACAATTCTGGAACAGTATGACCTAAAAAAACTGTTACCAAAACAAATTGAATTAATCAATGATCTGACAGAAAATTCCAAACTTAGTATGAAAAATAAATCATACACATAA